The genomic segment GTCGGCGAGCAGCGGGGCGTCGAACAGGTCCATCAACTCGGGGAGCGCCAGGCGGATTCCGGTGCGGTTCGCCTCCGTCGACCGCGCCAGCGACGGGGCGCCCCAGCCGGTGGGGAGTTCGTGGATGCCCGCGCCCGACAGGACCCGCCGCAGAATCGCGGCGCGCGCGCCCGGCTGGACCCGGAGCGACTCGGGCAGGGCACGGGCCGCCCGGACGACCTGGTTGTCGAGGAAGGGCGCGTGCAGCCGCTGGCCGCGGATGTCGGCGGCCTGCTCCAGGATGCGGTGGCCGGCGGCGGCGCGGGCGAGGGCCGCGCCCGCCCTGGCCTGGCCCGGGCGCTGCGCGGTGGCGGGGCGGATCGCCGCCTCCTGGAGCCGGACCGCCACCTGGGCGAGCGCCTCCCCGGTGAGCCAGCGGGCGGCAGGTCCGGGCCGGGACCAGGTGAGGGCGGCCAGCGAGGCGTCGGCGGGGGTGCTGCCGCGGCCGGTGGCGTCGAGGCCGGCCGGGTACCGGTTGGCCTCGGGCAGCAGTCCGGCGGCCGTCTCCAGGCCGGTGCGGTAGGAGGTGCGGGCCAGTCGGCGGGCGGCCCGGTAGACCGCGAGCGGGACGAACAGCGAGTGCGCGGAGGCGCCTTCGGCGCGGGTGAGCGCCGCGACGGGTCTCATCAGGTCGCGGCGACGGCGGTCCATGAGGAGGTCGGCCAGGCGGGCGGGGTGGGCGTCGAGCACCTGCCGGGCGCCGTACCCGACGAGGTGGTCCGCGCTGCCGGCGGCGAGTCGGCGGCGGTGGCGTTCGGCGACGACGAGGGAGGGCGCCGGCTCGTCGGTGATCACCGCGTTCTCCACCGAGAGGTCCGCGTAGGGGAGGGCTTCCTCGCCCGCGGGGACCACCACGTGGTGCAGGCGCGGGTTGGCGGCGATGGCGCGGGCGCGGGCGAGTTCGTCCTCGTCGCCGCGGGTGGTGAGGTCGTTGAAGGTGACGGCGAGGAGCCGCTCCCCCGCACCGGTGCCGTGGCCGAGGACCGTACCGGGGAGGCCGGGCAGTCCGGCGGCGAGGAGGGCGAGGGTCGCGGAGGCGCTGCCGCCGGAGAGGTCGGCCCCGATGCCGGGTACCGGCCCCCGGCCCCGGGCGGCGCGGCGGTCGGCGGGCCCCATGCCGGGGACGGGCCCGGGGTCCTGCGGCCCGGTTTCCGGGGCGTGGCGGGGAGCGGTGAGCCGGGCGCGTACGGCTTCGACGAGGGCGTCCCGTACGCCTTCCACCGCGTGGACGGGGTCGGCCTGCGGGGCGGCGACGGCGAGGGAGGCGACGGGCTCGTACCCGGTGATCTCGCGGGAGCCCTCCCGGAGGATGAGGGCGTGGCCGGGCGGGATGCGCTTCACCCCTTCGTACGGGGTGCCGTCGCCGAGTGCCTCCGGGGTCTCGGGGCAGGCCAGCAGGGCGGCCAGGTGCCCGATGTCGAGCTGGGCCTCGATGAGGTCGGCGAGCGGCAGCGCGGCGGTGGCGTACGCGGTGCCGCCGGCCCACGGGGTGTGGAAGACGGGGCGGGCGCCGGCGAGGTCCCCGGCGACGGTGATGCGCCGTCCTATCTGCACGACGACCGTGTAACTGCCGGGCCAGGCGGTGAGATGGCGCAGGGCGCCGCCGCGCGCGGAGAGGAGTCCGACGCGCAGTTGCTCGTCGGTCGCCCCGCAGCAGCCGAGTACCGCGAGCCGGGTGGTGGGTGCGCCTACCGTGGTCGCGGCGTCGATGAGCCGGATCTCGTCGGGGCGCCAGTCGCCGACCGCCCACAGCGGATCGGGGTCTCCCCACAGGAGTTGGGAGCCCACCGGATGGACCGTGCGCCCCTCGCCGCCCGCGCCGGCCCCGCCCACCGTGCCGAAGCTCGCGGCGATACTGCTCCACCCCACCAACCAACGCATCGCCGCCTCCACAGGCTGTGGACTGACGGCGCACATGGTCCGTTGGAACGCCGCTGCGGGACATGCTGCCACGACTGCGACGGCCGGGAGGGGGTACGCGCGGCGCACGCCGGAAGAGCATGCGCCCCTGGCATGAGCCGGGGGGCCTCGGGCGGAGCCGCCCCTGCCAACGGAAGTATGGCTTCCGTTTGTTGGGGATCCGTTGGCGCAACCACCGGCGTCTCGACCGCACCCACCCCACCCCGCACCCGCCGCCGCGCGGCTTCGCGCCCCCCGCGCGCCCCCTGCGGGCGCCGCCCACCAGGTCGCCAGGACGGTTCCGCCGCCGTACCCTCAGGCGCAATCAAGCCACCGGAGGAGCGCTCTCGCGGCGGATTCCAACGGATCAGCGACCGTCGATAATCAGCCATTCTTCGCTGACGGGACATCGGCACCGCCCCGCGCCCGCCCCCACGCCCCGCCGTTCCGCGCCCCGGCCGGGCGCGCGTTCCCGGCGCGCGCCCGGAGGTTCCACGCGTCGCCCGCGCCCGGCGGCCGGCCCCCGAGGGCCCCGTCCGGCGCTCGGCCCGGGAGATGGCGCGCACCTCCCGGGCCGGTCCGCCGCCCGCGGGGAATGGGGCGGCAGTGTCCCCCAGCCCGCCGAGTCCAGTGCGGCGGGCCGACCCACGCAGGGTCCATGGAAGCGCTTCGACAGCGGCCCGGCGAGAGCGCACGGCCGGGCGCACGGCCACACGGCCGGGGCACATCCGGCACCCTTCCCCGCCGCCGCCGGCCCCCCGGGCAGCCACCGCACGACCCCCGGCGCGGGCCACAATCCCGCCATCCGAACCCATGCCCCTTAACGGTAGGGATGCGGAGAACTACGCTGGGTTTACCGATGGTCTCAGCACGGCGGCATATTCCTCGGGGTTCGGCCACATGCGTGTGCGCCCGGCCTCGGAAGTCCGCCGCGAGGAGGTCTCCGGTACGAATGCCGCGCGCCGCCCCCGGTGACGCGGCGGCTGTCTGTGTGTCGAGGGGTGGCGCATGTCCAGGGAGCAACGCGGGCCGAACGAGAAGCTCGGCACGGTTCTCGCCCTCGCGGGAATCAGCAACGCCGGGCTCGCCCGGCGGGTCAACGACCTCGGAGCACAGCGCGGTCTGACACTTCGCTACGACAAGACCTCGGTGGCCCGATGGGTCGCCAAGGGCATGGTGCCGCAGGGCGCGGCGCCGCATCTCATCGCCGCCGCGATCGGGGCCAAGCTGGGCCGGCCTGTCCCGCTGCACGAGATCGGTCTCGCCGACGCGGACCCGGCGCCCGAGGTCGGCCTCGCCTTCCCGCGCGACGTGGGCGAGGCGGTGCGCTCCGCCACGGAGCTGTACCGCCTGGACCTCGCCGGGCGCCGCGGCGGCAACGGCATCTGGCAGTCGCTGGCGGGTTCCTTCTCGGTGAGCGCCTACGCGACGCCCGCCTCGCGCTGGCTGATAACCCCTGCCGACCCCTCGGTCGCCCGGGACTCCGCGGCGGCGCGGACCGCGCTCCTCGGCGGCCCGTCGGCGGCCCGTCCGGCGCCCGCCGCGGCTCCGTCGCCGAGCGGCCCGCTGCTGCCCGGCGGGCACGGGACGGTCCCGGTGCAGCCGGGTCCCGAGTCCGTGGCGGACGCCTCGCCGCTTCGGGTCGGCCACAGCGACGTCGCCAAACTGCGCGAGGCGGCCCAGGACGCGCGCCGCTGGGACTCCAAATACGGCGGCGGGGACTGGCGTTCGTCGATGGTCCCGGAGTGCTTACGGGTGGACGCGGCGCCGCTGCTGCTCGGTTCGTACAGCGACGAGGTGGGGCGTGCGCTGTTCGGCGCCTCCGCCGAACTGACCCGGCTGGCCGGGTGGATGGCCTTCGACACCGGCCAGCAGGAGGCCGCCCAGCGGTACTACATCCAGGCGCTGCGGCTCGCCCGGGCCGCCGCCGACGTCCCGCTCGGCGGGTACGTCCTGGCGTCGATGTCGCTCCAGGCGACGTACCGGGGCTTCGCCGACGAGGGGGTCGATCTCGCGCAGGCGGCGGTCGAGCGCAACCGGGGTCTGGCGACGGCCCGGACGATGAGCTTCTTCCGGCTGGTGGAGGCGCGCGCCCACGCGAAGGCCGGGGACGCCCCGGCGGCCGGGGCGGCGCTGCGCGGGGCGGAGAGCTGGCTGGAGCGGTCGCGGCCGGGGGACGCCGATCCCTCGTGGCTCGGCTTCTACTCGTACGACCGGTTCGCCGCCGACGCCGCCGAGTGCTACCGCGACCTCAAGGCGCCCCGCCAGGTGCGCAGGTTCACGGAGCTGGCGCTGTCGAAGCCCACCGAGGAGTTCGTCCGCTCGCACGGGCTGCGGCTCGTCGTCTCGGCCGTCGCCGAGCTGGAGTCGGGCAACCTCGACGCCGCCTGCGCCGCCGGGACCCGCGCGGTGGAGGTCGCGGGGCGGATCTCCTCCGCCCGGACCACCGAGTACGTGCGCGATCTGCTGCACCGCCTCGAACCGTACGGGGACGAGCCGCGCGTCGCCGAGCTGCGCGAGCGGGCCCGGCCCCTGCTGGTGGCCCCCGCCTGACGGCTCGGTTCGGGCCCCGTCGGGGGCTCGTCTTCGGGGCTGCCCACCACGACCCGCGCCACGTCCCCGCCCCGTCCGGGGTTTGATCCGGTTGTCAGCGGGTCAGTGCACTATCGGGGTGGGAGGTGGCGTGATGAGGACGCACGCGGACTACGACTACGACTGCGACGTGCTGGTGATCGGCGGCGGGATCGTCGGTCTGTCGACGGCGTACGCGCTCACGCGCGCGGCGCCGGGCACCCGGGTCACGGTGCTGGAGGAGGCGCACGACCCCGCCGAGCACCTCGCGGGACCGGGCGGCGGGCTGATCCACAGCGGTGTCCACCACCGCCGGAGCTCCCTCACAGCCCGGTTCGCCGCGCGCGGCGGCGGCGAGATGACCGAGTTCTGCGCCCGGCACGGCATCGCCCACACCGTCGCCGGGAAGCTGATCGTGGCCACCGACCGCTCCGAGCTCCCCCGGCTGCACGCCCTGGCGCAGCGCGGCCGGGAGCACGGGCTGCCGGTGCGCGAGCTGGGCCCGGCGCAGATCGCGGAGTACGAGCCCGGGGTGCGCGGGCAGGCGGCGATCCGGGTCTCCACCACCGGGGTCTGCGACGCGGCGGGGGTCCTCGCGGCGCTCGCGGGCGAGGTCGTCGCCGCCGGGTCGGTCGTCCGGTGCGCGGCACGGGTGACCGCCGTGGACCGGCGGCCCTGGGGCGTCGCGGCCCGCACGGCGGACGGGACGGTGGTCCGCGCCCGGGCCCTGGTCAACGCCGCGGGCCCGGGGAGCGACCGGGTGGCCCGGCTCGCGGGCGACGAACCGGGCGTACGCGTCGTACCCGTCCGGGACACGTACGTCGAACTGCGCAGGCCGGAGCTGGTACGCGGAGTGGTCCATCCGGTGCCGCACCCGGGGCACCCGTTCCTCGGGGCGCAGCTGGTCCGGGGCATCGTCCGGTCCGTCGACGGCACGGTCCACGTGGGGCCGGTCGGCGCGACGGCGCCCGGGCGGCCCGTGCCGCCCGTCCACCCCGGCGGACTGCTCTCCGCGCTGACCCGGCCCGCCTCCTGGCGGACCGCGCGCCGGCCGGAGGGGTACGCACGGGACGGGGCGCGCCTCGTCGGGGCCGGTGCGGTGCTGTCGGCGGAGCGGACGGACGTGAGCGGGCGGACCGATCGGGACGGGCGCCCCTGGCAGGCCGGTCGGAGCGGTCGGGATGTCCGGGACGTCCGGTCGGACTCGACGGGGGCGGTGGTGACGGCCGCGCTGCGGCGGCTGCTGCCCGACGTGACCGAGGAGGACCTGGGCCCGGCGCGCACCACCGTGCGCGCCCAGGCGGTGCACGGCGACGGCACTCCGGTCGAGGACTTCCTGATCCGTGAGGCCCCGCACACCGTGCACGTGCTCCACGCCCCCGCGGACGCCGCGCTGGCCACGGCGTTGCCGGTGGGGCGGGAGATCGCCCGGCGGGTGCTGGCTCCGGCGCAGGGGGCGGGGTGGAGGCCGCCCGCCGTAGAATCGGGGCATTGTGTCTGAGCAGCCCCTGAACCCCAGCACGGAGCCCGGCGCGCACGACGAGACCGCCGAGACCCCCGCCATGAACGCAGCCGCGACCGCGGATGTGACCGCGGACGTCGACGCGGCCGCGAGCACCACCGAGGACCCGGACGACGTGGCGGCCTCCGCCGCGGAAGCCTCCGACGCGGAAGCGGCCGACGCCGCCGCCCGCCGGGCCGCCTCCTTCGACCGGCAGCGCCGGTTGCGCCAGGAGCCGCGTTTCCCCGGCGGCCCGGCCGCCGACCCGGCCGGCTCGCACCACGAGCGCCGCATCCGCAGCTTCCAGCCGCGCCGCAGCCGGGTCACGGTGGGCCAGCAGGACGCGCTGGAGCGTCTCTGGCCGCAGTGGGGCTTCGACATCGACGGCCTGAGCGTGCTCGACCTGGACCAGGTGTTCGGCGGGCTGCCGGTCGTGCTGGAGATCGGGTTCGGCATGGGCGAGGCCACCGCCCGGATGGCGGCGGACGACCCGGCCACGGGCATCCTCGCCGTCGACGTGCACACCCCGGGCCAGGGCAACCTCCTGCGCCTCGCCGACCAGGCCGGCTCGACCAACGTGCGGGTCGCCAACGGCGACGCGATCATCCTGCTCCGCGAGATGCTGAAGCCGGAGTCCCTCGACGGCCTGCGGGTGTACTTCCCCGACCCGTGGCCCAAGGTCCGCCACCACAAGCGGCGGCTCATCCAGCCGGACTTCCTGGACCTGGTGGCGGGGCGGATGAAGCCGGGCGCGGTGATCCACTGCGCGACCGACTGGGAGCCGTACGCGGAGCAGATGCTGGAGGTGCTGACCGCGCACCCCCGGTTCGAGAACACCCGGCCCGACGGCGGCTACGCCCCGCGTCCCGCGTTCCGGCCGCTGACCCGGTTCGAGGGGCAGGGCCTGGACAAGGGCCACGTCGTGCACGACCTGCTGTTCGCCAGGGTCTGAGCGGTCCGGTAGCCCGCCGGCCCCGCGACCGGGGGCCGGGCGGGAACCTCCTGGTCGTTTGTCGGTCCCGCTCGTTAGGGTCGGGACATGTCCGCCGGGTCAGAGCAGCACCAGCAGTCCCAGCCCGCCGTCCCCGTGCTCGAGGAGCAGCGGATCGGCGAGATCCTGGGCGCCGTCCCGGAGCGCGCCCACTGGCGCTACCGCCCGCGCCGCGTCGGGATGGTGTGGCGCAGCAAGGCGTTCCGCGCGGGCGCGGTGATCGTCACGCTGGCCATCTGCGGGCTGCTCATCCTGGCGCTCGTGCGCAGGGAGACCGGCACCGAGGGGTTCCTCGTCGGTCTCGGGCTCGCGGTGCTGCCGGTGCCGCTCCTGATGGCGGCGTTCCGCTGGCTGGACCGGGTCGAACCGGCGCCCTGGCGGAATCTGCTGTTCGCCTTCGCCTGGGGTTCGTGCGCGGCGGCGCTGGTCGCGATCGTC from the Streptomyces sp. NBC_01335 genome contains:
- a CDS encoding asparagine synthase-related protein, giving the protein MRWLVGWSSIAASFGTVGGAGAGGEGRTVHPVGSQLLWGDPDPLWAVGDWRPDEIRLIDAATTVGAPTTRLAVLGCCGATDEQLRVGLLSARGGALRHLTAWPGSYTVVVQIGRRITVAGDLAGARPVFHTPWAGGTAYATAALPLADLIEAQLDIGHLAALLACPETPEALGDGTPYEGVKRIPPGHALILREGSREITGYEPVASLAVAAPQADPVHAVEGVRDALVEAVRARLTAPRHAPETGPQDPGPVPGMGPADRRAARGRGPVPGIGADLSGGSASATLALLAAGLPGLPGTVLGHGTGAGERLLAVTFNDLTTRGDEDELARARAIAANPRLHHVVVPAGEEALPYADLSVENAVITDEPAPSLVVAERHRRRLAAGSADHLVGYGARQVLDAHPARLADLLMDRRRRDLMRPVAALTRAEGASAHSLFVPLAVYRAARRLARTSYRTGLETAAGLLPEANRYPAGLDATGRGSTPADASLAALTWSRPGPAARWLTGEALAQVAVRLQEAAIRPATAQRPGQARAGAALARAAAGHRILEQAADIRGQRLHAPFLDNQVVRAARALPESLRVQPGARAAILRRVLSGAGIHELPTGWGAPSLARSTEANRTGIRLALPELMDLFDAPLLADAGLIEARVVRKALRAAAAGEPLPLDGLADLASTELWLRRLMVRRGTCWTGTAAPRSRAVAGGVLPVARRSLQA
- a CDS encoding sporulation protein; this translates as MSREQRGPNEKLGTVLALAGISNAGLARRVNDLGAQRGLTLRYDKTSVARWVAKGMVPQGAAPHLIAAAIGAKLGRPVPLHEIGLADADPAPEVGLAFPRDVGEAVRSATELYRLDLAGRRGGNGIWQSLAGSFSVSAYATPASRWLITPADPSVARDSAAARTALLGGPSAARPAPAAAPSPSGPLLPGGHGTVPVQPGPESVADASPLRVGHSDVAKLREAAQDARRWDSKYGGGDWRSSMVPECLRVDAAPLLLGSYSDEVGRALFGASAELTRLAGWMAFDTGQQEAAQRYYIQALRLARAAADVPLGGYVLASMSLQATYRGFADEGVDLAQAAVERNRGLATARTMSFFRLVEARAHAKAGDAPAAGAALRGAESWLERSRPGDADPSWLGFYSYDRFAADAAECYRDLKAPRQVRRFTELALSKPTEEFVRSHGLRLVVSAVAELESGNLDAACAAGTRAVEVAGRISSARTTEYVRDLLHRLEPYGDEPRVAELRERARPLLVAPA
- a CDS encoding FAD-dependent oxidoreductase, producing the protein MRTHADYDYDCDVLVIGGGIVGLSTAYALTRAAPGTRVTVLEEAHDPAEHLAGPGGGLIHSGVHHRRSSLTARFAARGGGEMTEFCARHGIAHTVAGKLIVATDRSELPRLHALAQRGREHGLPVRELGPAQIAEYEPGVRGQAAIRVSTTGVCDAAGVLAALAGEVVAAGSVVRCAARVTAVDRRPWGVAARTADGTVVRARALVNAAGPGSDRVARLAGDEPGVRVVPVRDTYVELRRPELVRGVVHPVPHPGHPFLGAQLVRGIVRSVDGTVHVGPVGATAPGRPVPPVHPGGLLSALTRPASWRTARRPEGYARDGARLVGAGAVLSAERTDVSGRTDRDGRPWQAGRSGRDVRDVRSDSTGAVVTAALRRLLPDVTEEDLGPARTTVRAQAVHGDGTPVEDFLIREAPHTVHVLHAPADAALATALPVGREIARRVLAPAQGAGWRPPAVESGHCV
- the trmB gene encoding tRNA (guanosine(46)-N7)-methyltransferase TrmB yields the protein MSEQPLNPSTEPGAHDETAETPAMNAAATADVTADVDAAASTTEDPDDVAASAAEASDAEAADAAARRAASFDRQRRLRQEPRFPGGPAADPAGSHHERRIRSFQPRRSRVTVGQQDALERLWPQWGFDIDGLSVLDLDQVFGGLPVVLEIGFGMGEATARMAADDPATGILAVDVHTPGQGNLLRLADQAGSTNVRVANGDAIILLREMLKPESLDGLRVYFPDPWPKVRHHKRRLIQPDFLDLVAGRMKPGAVIHCATDWEPYAEQMLEVLTAHPRFENTRPDGGYAPRPAFRPLTRFEGQGLDKGHVVHDLLFARV